In Colletotrichum destructivum chromosome 1, complete sequence, the sequence GGTCTGATCCGCTTGGGATCGACGTGGTGTAAACACAAAAAAAGCCCAAGTATCGTAGTATTCGTAATAGCTCTAGTTAACcccagcaagcaagcaaccTTATAGGCTGCTAGTcaataacaacaacgacgacagtTCTACATCCTTGCCCATCATCGCTCCCTCAGGTCCTCCAGCGGAAAGCAGGATGTTTCCAGTCCAGGTCTCGGACCTCCTGCTCCGATAGACccgccagctcctcctcgatgctGAGGTCGTCGCGGCGCTTGTTGTCCCACTTCATCCAGAACCAGGCGGCCGTGGCCAGAATCAAGATCATGCTCGAGGCGCCGAGATTGAGACCGTTGCCGATGTGGAAGTCGGGCGCGTCCCAGCCGAGGTAGCTCCATGTCGAgatgaggccgccgatgTTGCCGAACATGACCTGGTCGGGGTTGTTAGTTATCTTTTCTCTCCACGAACGACAGTcaaacagagagagagagagagagagagagagacttaCGTTGAGACCGATGGCGCTGCTGCGCGCCGTGTCGCTGACGACGTTGGCGCTGATGTGGGCGTTGGACATGGGCCCCATAACCATGGCCGAACTGGCGATGAGGAACGTCGCTCCGTAGCGGACCCTGGCCACCTTGGACGCGAGGAACATGATGTATCCGCACATGACCATCGGCGCACTCAGGGCGATGAGCACTTGGCGCCTATCAAGGTACCAACTCAGGGCGGGGAAGGCGAGGGTGAAGAAGGCTCCGGCTGCATAAGGGGGTACGCTGTACAGCTGTTTCTGGACGGTGGAGAAGGTCGGGTAAATGTTGGCGACAATGGtcgggaggaagaaggccaggCCCTGCACCGTGATGTTGTTGAAcaggaagatgacggcgatcTCGAGGGTGACGGGGTTGAACATGCCGCGCTTCAGCTTCGTCTTGTCGATCTTATCGATGACCTCGGTGGCGCCCACGCGCTCCGACTTGACGCGGGCGATGCAGaggtccttctcctcctgcgtCAGCCAACGCGCCGTCTCAGGGCGGTCGGTGAGGGTTATAAAGGAGATGAGGGCCAGTAGGATGGTGACGATTCCCTCAATGGCGAAGATCATCCGCCAGCGGTGAAGGCTACCGAAAGAATCAAGGGTGaggatggccgaggccagaAGACCACCGAAcgcgccggcgaggggcgCCATGACCATGTACAGCGACAGACGGAACGTCAGCTCGGCGCGCTGGTACCACCGGGAGAGGTAGTAGGCGATGCCGGGCAgcatgccggcctcgaagaTGCCGAGCAGGAAGCGCACGCCACAGATGGCGGCACGGTTGTGGACGAAGGCCGTGGCGATGGAGACGATACCGAACAGGAGCGTGGTGACAGGCAGGAACCAGCCGGGGCCCATCCACTTGCAAGCGACCGTGGCAGGGATCTCGAAGATGATGTATGAGACGTAGAAAGTGGAGAGGATGATATTGTAGTCGTAACCCTGGAGACCAAggtccttgtcgaggccggcgattCTGGCATTTCCTGGGATGTGGATGTTAGAGATAGGGACAGAGGTCGAAGGGGGGCCCAGTAGGAGGCTTTAGCGCTCAGCTTACCGATGTTGGCACGGTCGATGAAGCAGAAGAGGTACAGTAGGGCCACTGTAGGAATGGTGTACAAATCGAGCTTCCAACGGAGTTTGCGGACAGCTACAGGGTCGAATTCGACGAGGGGATGACCATATCTAGTGGTATCTTGTCAGTATTCTTCAACCACAAGCACAAGTAAGCTGCTTGGTTGTGAGGGTTGAAAGGGGCCTTTACTTGTCTGTTGCGACCTGGCCCTTTCCAGCTGCGTTGTGAATCCCGTCGTGGACAGGGGCGGCGCTAATGGAGTGGTCCTCAGCAGCCGCGCCTTCGATATGGGTACCCTGGGGCACGTCTTTCTCGGTGGAATCTTTCTCGGTGGAAGACATGGCGGAACGAACTCCCCTTGATTCAAGTGACGAAGAGGGGTTGGGTTCAAAGAGGTAAAGATTTTGcagacgccctcggcggaGTGTTGAAGAGTAACCCGGCTTTTCCCCTTCCAGGCCACGAGTTATGTCGTTGAAGTCGTCGAAGTCGGCCCCTAGTGATCAGAGAACGAGGTGACGAGATCCACTACCTGaccacgaggacgacgacgacgacgacgacgatggccaTCTATTTAAATTCAAAAGGTCAGCACTGCATGGTGCAGTCAGGACCCCGGCTGAAATGCCGAAT encodes:
- a CDS encoding Putative major facilitator superfamily, MFS transporter superfamily; protein product: MSSTEKDSTEKDVPQGTHIEGAAAEDHSISAAPVHDGIHNAAGKGQVATDKYGHPLVEFDPVAVRKLRWKLDLYTIPTVALLYLFCFIDRANIGNARIAGLDKDLGLQGYDYNIILSTFYVSYIIFEIPATVACKWMGPGWFLPVTTLLFGIVSIATAFVHNRAAICGVRFLLGIFEAGMLPGIAYYLSRWYQRAELTFRLSLYMVMAPLAGAFGGLLASAILTLDSFGSLHRWRMIFAIEGIVTILLALISFITLTDRPETARWLTQEEKDLCIARVKSERVGATEVIDKIDKTKLKRGMFNPVTLEIAVIFLFNNITVQGLAFFLPTIVANIYPTFSTVQKQLYSVPPYAAGAFFTLAFPALSWYLDRRQVLIALSAPMVMCGYIMFLASKVARVRYGATFLIASSAMVMGPMSNAHISANVVSDTARSSAIGLNVMFGNIGGLISTWSYLGWDAPDFHIGNGLNLGASSMILILATAAWFWMKWDNKRRDDLSIEEELAGLSEQEVRDLDWKHPAFRWRT